A stretch of DNA from Williamwhitmania taraxaci:
CGCACTCACAATTCAAATATTTCTCAAAATAACTCTTATATTCTCTTATTCAGATATTTTAGAAAGTTCGGCACGGCCATTGTAAAGGAAGCAATAAATCTTCTGTTGTTATTTTAACAATAGGTTTTATAACACATTTTCTTTCGGAACTTTTTAAAACTTTTAGATATGACAAGAGAACAATACATCGAAAGCTTACGCAAACTGAACCTTAAGGTATATCTTTTTGGTGAACTCATCGAAAATCCAGTTGATCATCCCATGATTCGCCCTTCCATGAACTCCGTGGCTATGACCTACGAGTTGGCAGAAAAGGAAGAGTATAAGGACTTGATGACCGCAACATCTAACCTAACAGGTAAAACCGTAAACCGCTTTTGCCACCTGCACCAAGGAACCGACGACCTTATTAAGAAGGTAAAGATGCAACGCTTGTTGGGCCAAAAAACAGGATCATGCTTTCAACGCTGCGTGGGTATGGATGCCTTCAATGCAATATTCTCTACCACATTCGAGATTGATCAAAAGCACGGAACTAGCTACCACAAGCGCTTTGTAGATTACCTAAAATACGTGCAGGACAACGACCTTACAGTGGACGGCGCAATGACCGACCCTAAGGGCGACAGAAGCCTTGCCCCTTCGAAGCAGGCCGATCCCGACATGTATCTTCACATTGTTGGCGAAAACAAGGATGGAATTATCGTTCGCGGAGCAAAGGCACACCAAACTGGAGCCGTAAACTCACACGAACACCTAATCATGCCAACCATTGCCATGAAGGAGGAAGATAAAGAGTATGCAGTATCCTTTGCCGTTCCTTCCGACGCCGAAGGAGTATTTATGATCTATGGTCGCCAATCGTGCGACACTCGCAAAACTGAAGAGGGTGCCGATATAGATGTTGGAAATACCCAGTTTGGAGGCCATGAAGCTCTCGTTGTTTTTGAAGACGTATTTGTTCCGTGGGAACGCGTATTCCTATGCAAAGAGTATGAGTTTGCAGGTATGATGGTAGAACGCTTCGCCGGATACCACCGTCAATCCTATGGTGGATGCAAGGTTGGAGTAGGCGACGTGCTCATTGGTGCAGCAGCTCTAGCTGCCGACTACAACGGCGCAGCAAAGGCAACCCACATCAAAGATAAGCTTATTGAGATGACCCACCTCAACGAAACACTTTTCGCTTGTGGAATTGCATGCTCAGCCGAAGGGAAAAAGACAAAATCTGGCAACTACGAAATCGACAACCTACTCGCCAACGTGTGTAAGCAGAACGTGACCCGCTTCCCTTACGAAATTGCCCGCCTTGCCGAAGACATTGCTGGCGGAATAATGGTTACCAT
This window harbors:
- a CDS encoding 4-hydroxyphenylacetate 3-hydroxylase family protein, giving the protein MTREQYIESLRKLNLKVYLFGELIENPVDHPMIRPSMNSVAMTYELAEKEEYKDLMTATSNLTGKTVNRFCHLHQGTDDLIKKVKMQRLLGQKTGSCFQRCVGMDAFNAIFSTTFEIDQKHGTSYHKRFVDYLKYVQDNDLTVDGAMTDPKGDRSLAPSKQADPDMYLHIVGENKDGIIVRGAKAHQTGAVNSHEHLIMPTIAMKEEDKEYAVSFAVPSDAEGVFMIYGRQSCDTRKTEEGADIDVGNTQFGGHEALVVFEDVFVPWERVFLCKEYEFAGMMVERFAGYHRQSYGGCKVGVGDVLIGAAALAADYNGAAKATHIKDKLIEMTHLNETLFACGIACSAEGKKTKSGNYEIDNLLANVCKQNVTRFPYEIARLAEDIAGGIMVTMPSEKDYRDKKVGPYVAKYMAGAVGMDTENRMRILRLIENMTLGTAAVGYRTESMHGAGSPQAQRIMISRQSNLEAKKGFAKNIAKIDDSKNK